GCGAGAAGGCGAGCAGATGCACCGCCCCGCCCCGCACCAGCGCCGGGGCCGTCACCATCTCCGTATACAGCAGCGCATGGCGCGACATCAGCCGGTGCAGATAGCGGCAATGGCGGTCGGTCCAGTCCATCATGGGCGCGACGGACAGACGGGAAGCCGTTGATATCTCCTTTTTTCTTTTTTTCTCAGCCACTTCGGCGCACCTTCAGCTCGTCTCGTTTCCGCTCATTATGGACCAAATCAGTCGATTTTGACACTGGATTTGGTCCTGTGGACCAAATACAGTTCCATGGACCAAATGGGGAGACCATCATGGGCTCGATCACCACGCGCAAACGCAAGGATGGACATAACAGCTACAGGGCACGTGTACGAGTGATGCGCGAGGGCACCGTCTATCATGAGACGAAGACTTTTGACAGACGTCCAGCTGCGACCGCCTGGATAAAGAAACGCGAGAAAGAGCTAGCAAGACCTGGTGCGCTGGAAGAGTTGAACGCATCCGATCCCCCGCTGTCCAAAGCGATCGAGCGCTATACCGAGGAAGCCGTGAAGGACATCGGCCGCACGAAAGCGCAGGTCCTCAGGACCATCACCACCTACCCGATCGCCGATCTGCCCTGCTCCACCATCAAGGCGAAGGATATCATCGAGTTCCTTCAGTCACTGCCTGGACAACCGCAAACCGTCGGGAACTACGCGAGCCATCTCGCCTCCATTTTCGCCATAGCCCGACCGATGTGGGACTTTCGACTGGATGACCGGGAGATGAGAGACGCGATCACCGTCGCGCGCCGCATGGGGATCATCTCCCGTTCTGCGCAGCGGAACCGCAGGCCCACCCTTGATGAACTCGACCGGCTGCTGGCCCACTTCATTGATCGGCGCCAGAGAACGCCTCAAGCCATGCCCATGCACAAGGTGATCGTTTTCGCTCTCTTCTCGACGCGCCGACAGGCAGAGATCACCCGGCTCACCTGGGATGACTTTCAGAAGGAGCACAAGCGCATCCTGGTCCGCGACATGAAGCATCCCGGCGAAAAACTCGGAAACGATACCTGGGTCGATCTGCCTGAGGAGGCCATTCGGGTCATCGACAGTATGCGCAAGAGCAAGGCTGAGATCTTCCCCTACTCCCCGGACGCGATCACGACCAACTTCACACGCGCTTGCAAGCTACTCGGGATCGAGGATCTGCACTTCCACGATCTGCGCCACGAAGGCATTTCCCGGTTGTTCGAGATGGGTTGGAACATCCCCCATGTCGCGGCGGTCAGCGGACACAGGTCTTGGGTTAGCCTGAAACGCTATACGCACATCCGAGAAACAGGCGACAAATATGCAAACTGGCCGGGAATGCAGGTCGCAATCGACAGAGCCTGAGCTCAGCCCGCCTTGCCGAAGGTTCCCCAGCCTGAAACTTTGAAGGAAGCTCAAATAGGCCACACTCCAAGCGATCTGCCTTCAAATTATCGAAGTATCGTTGGTTGCGGGGGCAGGATCTGATCACAACTTGCGCCCCGAGCAAGTAAAGATGGTTGCGGGAGGGCGCACCCATCATAACTTGCCACTGGACGGTCGGCCCATGGGGCCAGATGATGTTAGAGATGTATCTAAGAAAATTGCGATGGTTGTGGGGATTTCCCGCGGTCTGGAATTGCTATTTCGAGCGGTAGCTTAGCCTTGGCGGAAACGCGACAGCACTCTTGAGCGCTGCCCTCCGAAGGTGGAGGTTTAAATCCCGATAACGCGTCACTACTTCGTTGGTCTTTCAAACAACGTAAGAAACTACCGGCCCCGTTCGCGGGGCCGGTAGCCAAATTAGGCTGTCAGAGCAGAATTCCCACCGTCGTTCTTCCAGCGCCGCCAGGCGGGAAAGGCCAGCGCGAGCACGCCGAGGGCCACATGGGCAAGCGCGATACTGAGCGTGAAGCCGGCTACGAGAGCCCATGGGCTGATCGCAGCCCAGACACCCGCAACCATACGCGCCCAGTCAAGCCCTTCATGCGGTCGCCAAAGCGCAATTGCGGCAAGCACTGCGATCAGTCCTCCTGTCAGTAGGGCGCTCCAGAAGGCAATATCGGTCATCGTGACGACGAAGGGCAACCCAGCGAGGGCTAGGCCCGCGAGAAGGCTGATGCCGTCGCCAAGCTTGTCATAGTTCGTGGTCCAGGTCTTGCTCATGGTGTTACCTCCTTTCTCTTCACCAGGGATTCAATGCGGCCGAGCCAGCCGCTTGGGCGCCGGCGCAGGCAGGAAGGGCAACAGCTCCTCCTGCGAAATCGCACCGGTCGCGATCTCTTCCAAGGCAAGCTCTTCGGTTGCTTGCCGTTTAGGTTCGACCCGCGGTTCTGCCCCGGCCCTCAGCGCCCGGCTGCGGGCGCTCGCGGCGAGGACCAGTGCGAAACGATCGGGCACCGCCTGCTGGGCATCAATTGCAACGAAGGGATTCATGCCGCCCTCCCTTCCTCAACGGATGGATACAATCCGTCGGCGGCCACCGCCGCTTCAAGCGCCAACAGCGCTCGTTCAACCTCGGCAAACTGCGATGCACGCTGGTTTTCCGGCATGCCTTCGGTGCTGGCGACATCCTGAAGATACTCCGTGTAGGCCCAGTTCATCAGGATAGAACGGCGAGCCTCCAACGACAGGCTGGCGTCCGAAGCAACTTCAATGGGAGAACGCCCATCATCGCCGCCTTTCGGATCGCCCCGCCGTTTTGCGCCGGCCATCGCGTCACGATAGGTTTGCCGCATCTCGGACAGTCCGAGCCGAGAGAGCGTGGCATCGGACCACAGCCCGGCCTGCCTGTCCCGTGCCCGGGCGGCACGGCGCGCGGCTTCGCCTGCCGGCAGATGCACCTCGTAAGCCACCCCCAGACGCTTTGCATGGCGAATAGCGGCTTCCAGCGTCGGAAAGCTAAGGTCTATCTGCTGGATCGTGTCGTCGCCACCCGTCCAGCCCATCAAAGGCTCGAGCCAAGGACCGGTCCGGCGTGGAAAGCTCATCTTCCAGCCCTTCGTACGCGTGCGCCCCGAGGTCATCGCCGATTTCGACGGTTTCCATATCCGGGCGACCGCATCGTCCGGCAGAGAAGAGTCCCAGTCTGGTCGCGAACCGGCCTGACTCAGAATGGGTGATACATGTGATTGTCCTGTGAAATCTCCGCTGATCACGTTCATCTCTTAGCCTCCAGATTGCAGGAAGGGCGTCCGGCCGCCACCCGAGCGGCCGGAACGTCCCGTTCTGGGTCCAAGCTGGTTCAGGCCGCGACCGGTTCCGGCTCTGGAGCTGTCTCGAGCTGCCTGGTCTCGAGACCCTCGGTCGCCTCAGCCGACGCGATCTCGATCCGACGCGGTTTGAGTTCCTCGGGGATCTCGCGCTTGAGCTCGACGGTCAGCAAGCCGTTCGACAGCGTGGCCGCTTCGACCCGGACGTGATCGGCCAGTTCGAACCGACGTTCAAACGACCGGCCGGCGATGCCACGATAGAGATAGCTGACACCGCCGTCACCTTCGGGCGTCTCCTTGCGGCCCGACACGATCAGCATGTTCTTGTCTTGGGTCAGGGTCAGATCGTCTTCGGCAAAGCCCGCCACCGCCATGTCGATGCGATAGTCGTCCTCGCCGGTCTTGACGATGTCATAAGGCGGCCAGTTGTCGAGCGTCTCCACTCGACGGGCTGTCTCGAGCGCGTCGAGCATACGGTCGAAGCCAACGCTCGAACGGAACAGAGGTGCAAAATCAAGTGTCGTTGCCATAGCCATATCCTCCTTTGAGCAACATGGGTACAGACATCGGGAGCACCGCAGGAGCGATGTCCCGCTTTATGGCCGATCCCCATCTGGGCGATCTGCATAAAGTGATTTGGAACAGCACCTTACGGTTTCAAGAGGATGCTCGGAAACTTTTTTCTACGAACAGCTCTCCTATATTTCTCTTGCTTCCTTGTAGCATTCGAAAGGAGGAGATCATGACCGAAAACGACGTGAAAAGCATCCTGGGTCCCGGCACGGACCCCACGCTTCTGTCTGATATTCTGCGCACCGGCGCCGACGCCTCCGAACTTGCCTGTGCCAAGGCCTGGGTCGAGGCGGACGAGGCGCAGGTCGATGCCCATAGCCCCTTCCCATCGGGCCGGGTCGCCCGGCTGGTCGAATTGCTCGAAGCCGATCAGGAAGAAGATGATCTGCAGTAGCAGAAATCGGGCTGGCGCAGACGATGGCGCCAGCCCGTCCCTTCAGGTGGTCACAATAACCCGAACCGGTCCGTCGCGACGCAGAACATCGGCAACCACGTGGGTGCCAGACCGGCGCAGAGCCACATCGACGGATCCACCATCAAGGCGGAGATTGCGCAGCACGACCTCTCCCAGAAACTCCGGAAGGATCGGTTGCTCGAAGATCACCTGCCGCGCCTCGGCGTCGAAGCGCAGCCCGAGACAGGCCTGAAGCAGCAAAAGCGGCGCTCCCGCCGCCCAGGCCTGCGGCGTACAGGCCACCGGATAGAAGGTGGGGCCTTGCGTCTCGCGGCGCGGGAAGCCGCAGAACAACTCCGGCAACCGTCGCAGGTCGATATAGGTGGCCGCAGAGAAGATGCCCTCGAAAATCCGTGCGGCCTCTTCACGGAACCCGTAGCGCGCCAACCCCGCCCCGATCAGCGCATTGTCATGGGGCCAGACCGACCCGTTGTGATAGCTCATCGGATTGTACCGTGCCTGACCCGCGGCAATGGTCCGCACTCCCCATCCGCAGAAAGACGACGGCCCCATCAGGGCTCGAACGACCGTTTCGGCGCGCTCCTCCGGGACGATTCCCGTCCAGAGCAGATGGCCCGCGTTCGAACTGCGTACTCGGCAGGGCCGTTTGTCACCATCGAGGGCGAGCACATAGGTTCCAAGCTCATCGTCCCAGAACGCCGCGTCAAAACGGGACTTCAATTCCGAGGCCTTTTGCGCCTGTTCCTCCGCGATCCCGTCATGACCGAGTTCCCGTGCGATCTCGGACGCAGCCAGCCGGGCAGCATAGACGTAGCCCTGTACCTCGCATAGCGCGATCGGCCCCTTGGCCAGCGTCCCATCGGCGTGAAACACCGCATCATGACTGTCCTTCCACCCCTGGTTGGCGAGCCCCTTGTCGCTGCGCCTCCCGTATTCCACGAAACCGTCGCCGTCCCGATCGCCATAGGTCTCGATCCAGTCGAGCGCCGCACAGACATGCGGCCAGAGTGTTTCCAGCACCACCCGATTGCCGGTGCGTTCGAAATACGCCCCGGCGAGCATCACGAACAGCGGTGTCGAATCCACGCTGCCGTAATAGCGCCGGAACGGAACTTCGCCGGTTTCCGCCATTTCGCCATAACGCACTTCATGAAGGATCTTGCCTGGCTCGGCATCGGTATCCGGATCGAATTCCGTCGCCTGGTTGGCCGCAAGATGCAGTAAAACGCCCCGCGCGACCGCCGGGTCGAGCCAGAGCATTTCCCAGGCGGTGATCAGAGCATCGCGCCCGAACACGGTGCTGAACCAGGGCACGCCCGCATAGGGATAGGGCCCCTCCTCCGTATCGGTCATGAGCATGTAGAGGTCCGAGACCGAACGGCGCATGGTCTCGTTGAATATCTCGTTGGAGCTTTGCACCGTGGCTGCGCGGGAAGAAGAACGTCTGAGTGCGCGGCGCGCGTCCCGCAACGAGCGGAAAAACAGGCGCGACGGAGGATCCTCAGCCCCATTCACGTCGCAGCCGATCTCGATAAAGAGCGAACGCGTTTCGCCGGGGGCGAGGCTCAGACGATAGACGGCTTTCCCCGGCTCAAGCTGCGCAGGCGCAGGATCAAAACGCAGAGCGGTGCTACGTGGATTGTGGTCGAGCCCCCGGTACGACAAGAGCACGTGCGAGCCATCCACCTCCGGCAAGAGCGACGTTCCCCGGCGGGCCCGCACCCGGCCACGGACCTCAAAAATATCCGCAAAATCGGCCTCAAAGGCGATTTCCAAGGTAATCTCATGTGGGGCCTCGTCGAAATTGCGTACCGCCAGCCGCTCATAACACGTGCCCTGCCAGAGAAACCGCGTCCGGCGCATGTGGATGCGATCATGCGCAATCAGACAGCGACCGGTTTCGTCATAAAGATCGGGATTCGTCAGATCGCAGGTCAGCGTGGCGTTATCGTCGCGCAATGTGGACGAGAGCAGCATGGGCCGCTCTCCCCCGATGGTCAGATAGTAATGCGAGAGATACCTGGTGTCGCGATGGAACAGGCCCTCGGGGCTGCCTGGCCCCGAGAGCACATCGCCATTGTGATCGAACACGGCGAAGGTATCGCCGTGCTTCAGGGTTCGTGGCCGCCGCTCCTGCAAGGAGGCTGCCGCCGGGATGAAGAATTGCGCCGGCGGCGCGACCAGTTGCGACGCACGCAAGGCCGTCTGTTGCAGCGCCTCGGTCATCTTACTCTCCTTCGCACTCATTCCGCTGCATGCAGGACATGGGCCCCATGGCCGCCGAGCATATGCGGGAGCGGCATCGTAACAGCCTCGACGCCCGGCAGCCCGCGATAGATTTCGACATAGTCGCGCGCCATGCGATCTGCGGTGAAGCGTTCTTCGAACGTCTCGCGCACGATTCCTCTGCTGATACGGTCCAGCTTGCTGACGGCCGCGACAGCGTCCTCCAGCGAGTGCACGACATAGCCGGTCAGCCCTGGCTCCACGATCTCGGGCACTGAGCCATTCGCCCATGCGATTACAGGCGTGCCGCAGGCCATGGCCTCGATCATCACCAAGCCGAAAGGTTCGGGCCAGTCGACCGGGAAGAGCAGCGCCCGCGCGTTCCCGAGAAATTCGGCCTTTTGCTTCTCGTTGATCTCTCCGATGAACTCGACATTGTCGTGGGCGTCGACCATAGGCGCGATGATCTCTTCCCAATACTTGCGATCCGCATCGCCTATCTTGGCGGCGATTTTCAGTGGCATCCCCGCCCGCGCCGCAATTTCGATGGCGCGGTCCGGGCGTTTCTCCGGCGAAATCCGTCCGAGGAAAGCAAGATAGTCGCCGTTCGGGCGTTCGGTGAAGGGCAGCAGAGTCTTGGGAAGACCGTGATAAACTGTTCCTGCCCAGTTCACGAAGGGCAGCGGACGGCGCTGGTCGTCCGAGATCGAAACGAGCGGATAGTTCGGGAAGGTCGCATAGAAGGGACGAAGATCAGGCCCGTCGAGCCGGCCGTGCATGGTCGTCACCATGCGATCGGCGAATGCGCGCGCCATGGGATAGTGCAGGAAGTCGATGTGAAAATGCAGCACGTCGAATTCATCGGCCCGCAAGCGGACTTCCTCCAGCATGGCGACATGCCAAGGCAGCGAGTTCTTCACGTTCGGATCGAGCCGGAGCGCTTCCTTGCTGCACGGAACCAGGTGGGCCTTGGTCCGGCTGTCGCCGCTGGCGAACAGCGTGACTTCATGGCCCTGCCTGACCAGTTCTTCGGTGAGATAGGAGACGATCCTTTCTGTTCCCCCATAGAGACGCGGCGGGCAACTTTCTTCCAGCGGTGCGATCTGTGCGATCTTCATCGGCAAAACCTCCTCTTCTGAGCGAAGCCTCAACAATGGATGCGAGAAGGTCGTCTACGATCACCCCGCCTGGGCATGACCGCCGGATGTGGCATCTCGAATTCGGACAGTCGTGATACAAGATCACTGCCATCCGCCGGACCATGGTTCCGGAACGCGAGATGGCCTTGCCCGGCAAAACCTCCTGCGCAAAACAGCGATGTCAGATAGCAGGGAACCCCTGCGAAAAGTTCAGTTAGAAATCGACTTTGGAGTTTCAACCCCCTCCCGCGCGCAAAAAATATGGCGCGAAGCAGGCAGGTGCTGAGTGTGCGTTGGCCGCATTCACGCTGCGCGACGAACCACAACCGCTCCAATCAGCATGCTCAGCCCCAACGCAAGGAACAGAGGGTCGGCGATCTTGGCTTGCAACAGGCCGGAGGCAGTCGTGACAGAGATGAGCATCAAGCTGAATTCGCCGCCATGGGCCAGGATGGCGCCCGCGCGAAGCGCAGTCTCGAGCTGTTCTCCGAACATGCGGGTCAGGGCAACAACAAGCGCGAGTTTCACCACCATGAGCACAAAAAGCCATGCCAACACCATTGGCCATGTCGACCAAAGCGCACCTATATGGAGTTGAGCTCCGATACCGATGAAGAACACCCCGACGAACAGATCCCGGAACGGCCTGATTTCCCGTTCAACGAATTGGCGGGCGTCGCCCTCAGCGATCATCATGCCGGCAGCGAAGGCACCGAGCGCCGGCGAAAGACCCGCAACCTGCGCAATAATGGCCGCGAGCAAGGCAACGGTCAGGGCCAGAAGCTGTGCGAGTTCAGCCTCGCCCTGGGTTGCGACCCATCCGGCAAGCCGCTGAAGCATTGACCGGGCGATGAAGAGCGCCCCGACGAGCACGCCCATGCCCTCGACCATCTTCAGGACGTCGTGCCCGCTTTCCACGACTCCTGCCGCGGCGATGACATCGTGAAAGGCCAGAAAGCCGACGGCCGCCAGATCCTGAAACAGCAGAACAGCGATCGCGACCCGTCCCTGGGGCGTCCCGAGCGCATCGCCGCCCGCCAGGACCTTAAGGCAAAGCGCGGTCGACGACATCGCGACCGCGCCAGCGATCAGAACCGCCGCCGCCGGCGCGATCTCGGTAAAGACGAGCAGCCCTGCGGTGACCGACCCTCCGGTTACGAGCACCTGTGTCAGACCGAGTCCGAAGATCAGCCGCCGGAGCGACACGAGCTTGTCGAGGGAGAATTCCAGACCAAGCGCAAAGAGAAGCAGGATCACCCCGACCTCACCTATAAGCGTCAGTGTGGCACCCTCGGCGATGAGCCCCAGACCGGACGGCCCGATCACAATGCCGGACAGCAGGAAACCGACCAGTGCGGGGATGCCAAGCCATGCGCAGATCGCGACATGGCAAAAAGCCATCATGGCGAGCAACGCGGCGGCCTCCAACAGCCCCTGGTCGGCGTGCATCAACGTCGCCCGCTTCCATAGACAGTTGCCCCGATCCACGCCGGTGGGTCGGACGCGGGGAAGGATTCAGCACTCGCTTCACAGACCGGGTCTGCAGCCGTCGCGAGTTCCGCTGATAGATCACGAACGCTGGCCGCGTCGATGCCTCGGTGAAGCCGGTGCCGGGAACTCGGTCGGTGGCCGGTCTCGATGCGGTGGGCGCCAGGAGCATCGGCTCCCTTGCTGGTTGGCGCTGTCTCCCACCAGAAGCGGCGCGGTGGCACGGATCGACGTTTGTCCGGCTCGTGGCGCACGATATACTGCCAGTCGTTTCGTTCCGCGAAGGCGATGGCGCTGTCGAGATCAGGGAATGTCAGGCGGATCGGACGATAGGGATCTTTGGTTGCGGTCCAGCCCATAAGAGGCTCGATGACCGGCGCCCGGGCCGTCTCAAACTCGAGTATCCAATGCTGCCGCCTGATTGGAGCGGAGGTGTGAGACGAGCGAGCTGGCCTGTAGATCAACGCTGTCGGCACGTCTGGAGATGTCAGGTCAGTTCCGGGGATCTTCGGTCGAAACGGTGGGCGGTTGTGTCCTTTCAGCATGATTTACCTCTCTTCGGATTGCGGCACCGGCGGCGTCACCGCCGGTGCGCGGGCCATCATTCAGAGGCGGGCTCAGCCTCTTCGCTATCGGCTTTGCCCGGCACTTCGGGGGTCTCGGTTTCTCCTGCGCTCTCCAGCTTTTGGAACGTGATCTTCTGATCATCCGCGGTCCAGGCGACGCGCACCTTGTCGCCGTCCTCGATCCGACCGGAAAGCATCTCGCGGGCGAGCTCAGTCTCCAGTTCCGAACGGATTAGCCGTCGCAACTCGCGGGCGCCGAACTCTGGCCGGAAACCCACTGCTCCGAAATGCTCCGCAACGCTTCCGTCATAGTCGAGCTCGACCCCCTGGGTCAGCGCCGTGCGGGCGACACGGGCCAGCTGCAGCTCGACGATCTGCCGGATTTCCGACTGGTTCAGAGAATGGAAGACGATGATTTCGTCGATCCGGTTGATGAACTCGGGCCGGAAATGGGCACGCAACACGTCCATCAGTTCGGCCTTCTGCCCTGCCTCGTCGAACTCCTTGGTTCCGCGCTTGCGAAGGTTGCGCTGGATGATATCGGAGCCGAGGTTCGACGTGGCGATAATGATGGTGTTGGTGAAATCCACCACGCGGCCCTTGCCGTCGGTCAGGCGGCCATCGTCGAAGACCTGCAGCAGGATGTTATAGACATCTGCATGCGCCTTCTCGATCTCGTCGAGCAGCACGACAGAATAGGGCCGGCGCCGGACCCGTTCCGTCAGCTGGCCGCCTTCGTCGTAACCGACATAGCCCGGCGGGGCGCCAACCAGCCGCGCGACCGCGTGACGTTCGCCATATTCGGACATGTCGATGCGGATCATCGCATCCTGATCACCGAAGATCGTCTCCGCCAGAGTCTTGGCCAGCTCGGTCTTGCCGACGCCGGTCGGGCCGAGGAACAGGAAGGTCGCGGTCGGGCCGGAGCCCTCGCGCAGCCCGGCGCGCGCCAGTCGCACGGCATCGGCAACGGCATGGATGGCCTCTTCCTGGCCGATTACCCGCTCATGCAACTTGTCCTCGAGTTTCAGCAGCTTTTCGCGCTCTTCTGTCGTCAGTTCGCTCACCGGCACGCCGGTCAGTTTCGAGACGATCTGCGCCACGTGGTCGGCGCGCACTTCAGCCGTCGCAGAGGCCCGGTCGCGCTTCCAGGTTTCCATCAACTCGTCAAGCTCGACCTGTTTGGCTTCAAGCTCTTTCTTGAGTTCAGCAGCACGGTCGAACTGCTTCCTCCCCGCAGCGTAGTCCTGCTCGCGCCGGATCTGGGCGACCTCAGCCTCGAGCTCCTGGACATCGACGGGACGCGCGGTAGCGCTGATCTTCACGCGCGCGGCAGCCTGGTCGATCAGGTCGATGGCCTTATCGGGCATGAAGCGGCCGGTGACGTAGCGGTCGGAAAGCTCGGCCGCCGCGACGATGGCCTCGTCGGTGATCGTCACCTTGTGGTGGCTTTCCAGCGTGTCGCGCAGTCCGCGCAGGATCATGATCGTCTGCGCCACCGTCGGCTCATCGACATAGACCGGCTGGAAGCGGCGCTCCAGCGCGGCGTCCTTCTCGATGTATTTCTGGTACTCGTTCAGGGTGGTCGCGCCGATCAGGTTCAGCTCGCCGCGGGCCAGCGCCGGCTTGAACGTATTGGCGATGTCGAGCCCGCCTTCGCCGCCGCCCTGTCCGGCTCCGACGATGGTGTGGATCTCGTCGATGAACAGGATCATGTCGGCCTTGTTGGCCTCGATCTCCTTGAGGATCTTCTGGACCCGCTCCTCGAACTCACCGCGATATTTCGATCCGGCCACCATCGAATTGATGTTGAGTTCGACCAGCCGTTTGTCGCGCAGCGCCTCGGGCACCTCGCCAGCCACGATCCGTTGTGCCAGGCCCTCGATGATCGCGGTCTTGCCGACACCCGGTTCGCCGATCAGCACCGGGTTGTTCTTCTTGCGCCGCGCCAGAACCTCGATCGTCGTCTCGATTTCACGCGCCCGGCCGATCACCGGGTCGAGCCTGCCCTCGCGCGCCAGCTTGGTCAAATCGCGGCTGTATTCATCCAGATCAGGCGTGCTCGACGGGGTTTCGACGCGGCCTTCCTCGGCCCCCTGACCGACGACCTTTGTCACCTGCTGGCGTAGCGCCTGCGGCGTCAGGCCCAGCCGGTTCAAGATGCTCGACGCCACGCCCTCGCCCTCTTCGGCGAGACCGATCAGAAGGTGTTCGGGGCCGACATAGGAATGGCCCAGCTCGTTCGAGGCGATGAAGGCGCGGTTCAGCGCATCCTTCACCCGCGGGCTGACGCCGATCTCACGGTCCTCCCCCGTTGCGTCGCCCTTCTTCGCTTCGCTCTCGATCTGGCGGCGCAGATCGTCGGCGTCGATCTTGACCTGCCCCAGCACCGTGCGGACAACATCCGAGCCGGTAAGCGCCAGCAGAAGGTGTTCCGTATCAACCTCGGTCCGGCCGAATTCATGCGCCTTCTGGCCCGCCTCCTGCAAAAGCCGGTTGGCCTGTTCGCTCAGGCGGTCAGCGATATTGATGCCGCCGCGCCGCGCGGTGCGCCCCGCCTGTCGGATAGGGACGGGTTGCCCCTGATCTTCGCCAAGCCGATCGAAAAGGCCACCGGCATCGCCAAAGAATTCATCGAAGAGCGAGCGCCCTCCGAAAAGCGATTCCAGTGGCGATGCGCTACGCCCTTGCCGTCGGGCGATCCTGCGGTAGTCCTCGTCGCAAAGCTCCATCACCTTGCGTTCACCGTTGACAGAGACCTGCGCACGAAAGCTGGCAGGTCGGGATTTGCAGATATCACAGATGCCGTTTGCCATTTTTCACCTCCGTCATGCTCCCAGCCGGAACGTCCGGACTGGGTCTCTGTGTTCAGGCCGCCTCGACCTCCTGAGTGCGGACCTTTTCTGCGATGGCCCGAAGGTCGGGCTCGTCCAGCGTCTCGCGGTAGAGCAGATCGCGGGACGTTTCCTCCAGCAGCGCCCGGTTCGCGTCGAGAAGCGCGACCGTACGCGCGAAGATGTCGTCGATGATCGCCTTGACAGCGGTATCCATCCGCTCGGCCGTTGCCTCGCTGTGGCGGCGGTTGAGCCAGGCGGATTGATCCCCCGTGCCAAGGAAGCCGGGCCGCTCGGTGTCATAGCTGACATGGCCCAGATCGGGGTCCATGCCGTAGCGCGCGACCATGGCCCTGGCGATGTCGGTTGCCTTCACCAGGTCGTCGGCGGCACCGGTCGAAAGGTGATCGTATATGAGCTTCTCGGCCGCACGCCCGCCCAGAAGAACGGCGATCTTGTTCTCCAGTTCCTCGCGGGTCATCAGGAAGCGGTCCTCGGTCGGGCGCTGGATCGTATAGCCGAGCGCACCGATCCCGCGCGGGATGATCGAGACTTTGTGCACCGGATCGACCCCCGGCAGCGCCATCGCGACCAGCGCGTGCCCCATTTCGTGATGCGCCACGATTTCCCGCTCGCGCGCGTTCAGAACACGGTTGCGCTTCTCCAGCCCGGCGACGATACGCTCTACTGCGTTGTTGAAGTCTTCCATGGTCACCGCATCGGCCTTTCGGCGGGTTGCCAATAGCGCCGCCTCATTGACCAGATTTGCCAGGTCCGCTCCGGAAAAGCCCGGGGTCAGCCCGGCGACCTTCTCCGCATCCACGTCCGGTGCGAGCGTCACCTTCTTCATGTGTACCCCGAGGATCTGGATGCGGCCCTTCTTGTCGGGCTTGTCCACCAGCACCTGCCGGTCGAAGCGCCCGGCCCTGAGCAGCGCCGGGTCGAGGATTTCCGGCCGGTTGGTGGCCGCCAGCAGCACGATCCCCGACGACGGGTCGAACCCGTCCAGCTCAGTGAGAAGCTGGTTCAGCGTCTGTTCGCGCTCGTCATGCCCGCCGGCCATCTGACCGGAGGCGCGGGCGCGGCCGAGCGCGTCGAGCTCGTCGATGAAGATGATCGCCGGTGCGTTCTTGCGGGCCTGCTCGAACAGGTCGCGCACCCGGGCCGCACCGACGCCCACGAACAT
The nucleotide sequence above comes from Celeribacter indicus. Encoded proteins:
- a CDS encoding cation:proton antiporter, producing MHADQGLLEAAALLAMMAFCHVAICAWLGIPALVGFLLSGIVIGPSGLGLIAEGATLTLIGEVGVILLLFALGLEFSLDKLVSLRRLIFGLGLTQVLVTGGSVTAGLLVFTEIAPAAAVLIAGAVAMSSTALCLKVLAGGDALGTPQGRVAIAVLLFQDLAAVGFLAFHDVIAAAGVVESGHDVLKMVEGMGVLVGALFIARSMLQRLAGWVATQGEAELAQLLALTVALLAAIIAQVAGLSPALGAFAAGMMIAEGDARQFVEREIRPFRDLFVGVFFIGIGAQLHIGALWSTWPMVLAWLFVLMVVKLALVVALTRMFGEQLETALRAGAILAHGGEFSLMLISVTTASGLLQAKIADPLFLALGLSMLIGAVVVRRAA
- a CDS encoding ATP-dependent Clp protease ATP-binding subunit, with the translated sequence MANGICDICKSRPASFRAQVSVNGERKVMELCDEDYRRIARRQGRSASPLESLFGGRSLFDEFFGDAGGLFDRLGEDQGQPVPIRQAGRTARRGGINIADRLSEQANRLLQEAGQKAHEFGRTEVDTEHLLLALTGSDVVRTVLGQVKIDADDLRRQIESEAKKGDATGEDREIGVSPRVKDALNRAFIASNELGHSYVGPEHLLIGLAEEGEGVASSILNRLGLTPQALRQQVTKVVGQGAEEGRVETPSSTPDLDEYSRDLTKLAREGRLDPVIGRAREIETTIEVLARRKKNNPVLIGEPGVGKTAIIEGLAQRIVAGEVPEALRDKRLVELNINSMVAGSKYRGEFEERVQKILKEIEANKADMILFIDEIHTIVGAGQGGGEGGLDIANTFKPALARGELNLIGATTLNEYQKYIEKDAALERRFQPVYVDEPTVAQTIMILRGLRDTLESHHKVTITDEAIVAAAELSDRYVTGRFMPDKAIDLIDQAAARVKISATARPVDVQELEAEVAQIRREQDYAAGRKQFDRAAELKKELEAKQVELDELMETWKRDRASATAEVRADHVAQIVSKLTGVPVSELTTEEREKLLKLEDKLHERVIGQEEAIHAVADAVRLARAGLREGSGPTATFLFLGPTGVGKTELAKTLAETIFGDQDAMIRIDMSEYGERHAVARLVGAPPGYVGYDEGGQLTERVRRRPYSVVLLDEIEKAHADVYNILLQVFDDGRLTDGKGRVVDFTNTIIIATSNLGSDIIQRNLRKRGTKEFDEAGQKAELMDVLRAHFRPEFINRIDEIIVFHSLNQSEIRQIVELQLARVARTALTQGVELDYDGSVAEHFGAVGFRPEFGARELRRLIRSELETELAREMLSGRIEDGDKVRVAWTADDQKITFQKLESAGETETPEVPGKADSEEAEPASE
- the ftsH gene encoding ATP-dependent zinc metalloprotease FtsH, whose product is MEKRTEFNIWYWIVAFFAVIFIQDLIASYRSIAPISYSQFEQYLADGDIASVSVGSDTITGTFETPIDGRSGFVTTIVDPAILERLDDADVEITGVPQNTWIGVLLSWVVPAVVFFGLWMFVFRKFAERQGFGGFLQVGKSKAKVYMEKETGVSFADVAGVDEAKAELEEVVDFLKTPEDYGKLGARIPKGILLVGPPGTGKTLLARAVAGEAGVTFFSISGSEFVEMFVGVGAARVRDLFEQARKNAPAIIFIDELDALGRARASGQMAGGHDEREQTLNQLLTELDGFDPSSGIVLLAATNRPEILDPALLRAGRFDRQVLVDKPDKKGRIQILGVHMKKVTLAPDVDAEKVAGLTPGFSGADLANLVNEAALLATRRKADAVTMEDFNNAVERIVAGLEKRNRVLNAREREIVAHHEMGHALVAMALPGVDPVHKVSIIPRGIGALGYTIQRPTEDRFLMTREELENKIAVLLGGRAAEKLIYDHLSTGAADDLVKATDIARAMVARYGMDPDLGHVSYDTERPGFLGTGDQSAWLNRRHSEATAERMDTAVKAIIDDIFARTVALLDANRALLEETSRDLLYRETLDEPDLRAIAEKVRTQEVEAA
- a CDS encoding NADH dehydrogenase ubiquinone Fe-S protein 4 — protein: MLKGHNRPPFRPKIPGTDLTSPDVPTALIYRPARSSHTSAPIRRQHWILEFETARAPVIEPLMGWTATKDPYRPIRLTFPDLDSAIAFAERNDWQYIVRHEPDKRRSVPPRRFWWETAPTSKGADAPGAHRIETGHRPSSRHRLHRGIDAASVRDLSAELATAADPVCEASAESFPASDPPAWIGATVYGSGRR